In Solanum lycopersicum chromosome 3, SLM_r2.1, the genomic stretch ATTTTAGGCAAAGTGGTTAAGTTGGTTAGAGATGAacagtgtatatatatatcattgttCCATTGTATTCTGTTAGCAAGCATTTTTCTCATCGTATTGAAAAaagattcttcttcttcttcttctcaagGTGCTCATCAATAGAGTCTTAGATTGAGCAATTATTCTGaatttaacatggtatcagagccttacaCCTACAATTGTGAGGTTTATTGAAGTTGATTGTGTGAACTCAAGCTTCGTCTAGCTTCATCAATGGCGACGACTAAGTTTGATCATTATCACGCACTGTTTTTGCACCCTTCCGACACCACTGGTGTTTCTATCATTCCAATGCAGCTAACAGGATCCGATAATTACTCTGTATGGAGCAGGGCTATGAGAATTCAATTGCTTGGGAAAAACAAGCTAGGAATTGTTGATGGCAGCTGGAAAAAGGAAGATTTCGGGGCTGAGTTAGGGCATCAATGGGATCGATGTAATGCAGTTGTTCAAGGATGGATTATGAGTTCTGTAACTCAGGAATTACACACAGGCATAGTCTATGCAACTAGTGCAAGAGCAGTCTGGGAGGATCTCAGGGATCATTTTGACAAGGTAAATGCATCTCGGATTTATCAATTGCATAGGATCTCAGGGATCATTTTGACAAGGTAAATGCATCTCGGATTTATCAATTGCATAAAGCTATAGCTATGACTGTACAAGGTAATGATTGTATTCCTACATAGTTTTCTAAGATAAGGAATTTATGGGATGAGTTTGCAAGCATTATACCACCTTCTTGTCAATGCTCTAATTCAAAGGATTTTTCTATGCATTTGGAAAGACAAAAGCTAATGCAGTTCTTAATGGGTGTTACGATCCGATTTCGAAAACTAAAGGATTTCAAAGTCGATTTCGCAACTTTGGCtaattttggaaaatgtttaaTTTTAGGAAGTCGCCACTTAatcttttaggaaaaattaagaaaaccaaataaataaaaatgaagtttaaaagaaaacataaaatcagAGTTttgggtaagggttcaaataaTTCTCTAAGGAAGGGTTTAGGCACCTTAGAAAATCCGCTAACATGCGGTTGACCGACGAATTTCAAAGTTGgctaattttaagaaaaatcttaagaatacttaaaaaaaaaccttaattatttatttacttatttatttcaaaCTACTCAAAAGTTCTTGTTGAAAACTTAAATATAAATCTGTGATACTTCTAAAAGTCTCAAGATTTATCTTGAAACTTCTATCcacattttaattttgaatcacATATAATTCATTCAAACTTATAACATGGAATAGATAACCTTGTTTAATAACTATGAAAGGATATGAAGGAAATCCTCAAGTCATCCTACAAAGTTAGAAGATACCTAACACATATTTTGAGAAACTTCGTcaattttttcctattaaaaaatttgaactaaatAGTTAGTTCAAACTCGTAAACATGGATTCAAAGCTTTCTAATAACTATGAAAGAACATAAAAAGTTCTTAGTTATTCTAATAAGCTTAAGCTATTTAACTTAAACCGAATTTCGAATTTGAAGACTTGGAGTAAAAATCTCTCCGGAAATTCACCTAAATTAATAAAGGGTAGATGTTAGAACACAAAGTCACAATATGTAATGAAAGCAAAGTGTAAATGAAATTTGGACATCAAGTCCATTTGCCGCTACCGCCGCTGCCCGTATTAGGACTTTTTTAAGTCCAAAAAATTTCCAGTTCTAGTCCCATAAGGAACTGCTGCTATTGCTGCTGGTTTTGTGGGATTTTAACCCAATTTTGCTCTTCGGTTTCGGCCTTTTAaggctgctgctgctgctgcgtTTTTTGGGTGTTTAAACCCAATAACGTAACTCCCTTTCGCGACTCCGAAGAAAGTTGACTCAAGAAGTGAAATAATGCAAGAGAAGGGAGTCCGGATGGACTCAAATAAAATAGTTCAtgtaaaattcaaagaaaagagaaaggattagtaacaaataaatttaaagagcATGTATGAACAACAAGTCTTAACTACATATTTGACCTCTTCAATAAAGATCAAACAACAAAGAGATCACTTGGCCACATAAATGCTTCCATTAATCGCTACACAACTTCAACTATAAGAGATTAACAACATGGATTAACTTCATAGACAGAccaaaaataagaattaatttttttaaaaaaacagacTCAATTCATCAACACCATTGGTGGgcaaaaatctaaaagaacaACAAATATTCATACCACAAGCCAATAAAATTGCAAATATAACTTGAGAACTTTGGAACATCTTGTTTGAGTCAATTCTCTAAAGTTGGATTAGAA encodes the following:
- the LOC138347617 gene encoding uncharacterized protein, with protein sequence MATTKFDHYHALFLHPSDTTGVSIIPMQLTGSDNYSVWSRAMRIQLLGKNKLGIVDGSWKKEDFGAELGHQWDRCNAVVQGWIMSSVTQELHTGIVYATSARAVWEDLRDHFDKVNASRIYQLHRISGIILTR